One part of the Salmo salar chromosome ssa10, Ssal_v3.1, whole genome shotgun sequence genome encodes these proteins:
- the rbpms2a gene encoding RNA-binding protein, mRNA-processing factor 2a isoform X1, with amino-acid sequence MSKLQSRGQGTTAWTPHLKDFPRSTFFFSPLFHFDANELDVRTLFVSGLPVDIKPRELYLLFRPFKGYEGSLIKLTSKQPVGFVTFDNRTGAEAAKNALNGIRFDPESPQTLRLEFAKANTKMAKSKLMATPNPTNIHPALGAHFIARDPYDLTGAALIPASPESWAPYPLYTTELPPGLPHAAFTYPAAAAAAAALHAQMRWYPSPSETSQPGWKSRQFC; translated from the exons ATGAGCAAATTGCAAAGCAGAGGACAAGGGACAACGGCGTGGACACCTCACCTTAAAGATTTTCCTAGGTcgactttttttttttctcccttatTTCATTTTGACGCAAACGAGCTTGAT GTACGAACTCTCTTTGTTAGCGGCCTTCCAGTTGATATCAAGCCACGGGAACTCTACCTGCTCTTCAGACCATTCAAG GGTTATGAAGGATCCCTTATTAAGTTGACTTCAAAGCAG cCTGTCGGGTTTGTTACCTTTGACAACCGGACTGGTGCTGAAGCTGCGAAGAACGCATTAAAC GGGATCCGTTTTGACCCCGAGAGTCCCCAGACCCTGCGCTTAGAGTTCGCTAAAGCCAACACGAAGATGGCAAAGAGTAAGCTGATGGCCACACCGAACCCCACAAATATCCACCCAGCTCTAGGAGCACACTTCATTGCACGGGACCCAT ATGACCTAACGGGGGCAGCACTGATCCCGGCCTCTCCCGAGTCGTGGGCCCCTTACCCACTGTACACCACGGAGCTTCCCCCTGGGCTCCCCCATGCTGCCTTCACCTACccggctgctgccgctgctgccgcaGCCCTCCACGCACAG
- the rbpms2a gene encoding RNA-binding protein, mRNA-processing factor 2a isoform X2 — MACFYTRRRNAWIQPLAVVYWRYRPQTRKVRTLFVSGLPVDIKPRELYLLFRPFKGYEGSLIKLTSKQPVGFVTFDNRTGAEAAKNALNGIRFDPESPQTLRLEFAKANTKMAKSKLMATPNPTNIHPALGAHFIARDPYDLTGAALIPASPESWAPYPLYTTELPPGLPHAAFTYPAAAAAAAALHAQMRWYPSPSETSQPGWKSRQFC, encoded by the exons ATGGCCTGTTTTTACACACGACGGCGgaatgcctggatacagcccttagccgtggtatattggcgatATAGACCACAAACCCGCAAG GTACGAACTCTCTTTGTTAGCGGCCTTCCAGTTGATATCAAGCCACGGGAACTCTACCTGCTCTTCAGACCATTCAAG GGTTATGAAGGATCCCTTATTAAGTTGACTTCAAAGCAG cCTGTCGGGTTTGTTACCTTTGACAACCGGACTGGTGCTGAAGCTGCGAAGAACGCATTAAAC GGGATCCGTTTTGACCCCGAGAGTCCCCAGACCCTGCGCTTAGAGTTCGCTAAAGCCAACACGAAGATGGCAAAGAGTAAGCTGATGGCCACACCGAACCCCACAAATATCCACCCAGCTCTAGGAGCACACTTCATTGCACGGGACCCAT ATGACCTAACGGGGGCAGCACTGATCCCGGCCTCTCCCGAGTCGTGGGCCCCTTACCCACTGTACACCACGGAGCTTCCCCCTGGGCTCCCCCATGCTGCCTTCACCTACccggctgctgccgctgctgccgcaGCCCTCCACGCACAG